In a genomic window of Gossypium arboreum isolate Shixiya-1 chromosome 7, ASM2569848v2, whole genome shotgun sequence:
- the LOC108485971 gene encoding protein C2-DOMAIN ABA-RELATED 4-like yields MKVEKGKRNLFQLAVQRRRRLRAKMHSLIEGASRAADLESSESVMDNLMGLLRVHVKRGVNLAVRDVRSSDPYVVVKMGNQRLKTRIVKKDVNPEWNDDLTLSITDPDIPVSLTVYDHDTFSKDDKMGDSEFEVRSFIEALKTYTNLEEIPSGTVISRLKPGTDNCLVDESAIYVNDEGKIIQDLFLRLRNVECGEVEIQLQWIHYPGSKTF; encoded by the exons ATGA AGGTAGAGAAAGGAAAGAGAAACCTCTTTCAGTTGGCCGTACAAAGGAGGAGAAGATTAAGAGCGAAAATGCACAGTTTAATAGAAGGGGCATCAAGAGCAGCAGACCTAGAATCGAGTGAGTCTGTGATGGACAACTTGATGGGTTTGCTGCGGGTTCACGTTAAACGGGGCGTTAACCTTGCCGTTCGTGATGTCCGTAGCAGCGATCCTTATGTAGTTGTTAAGATGGGCAACCag AGATTGAAGACTCGAATAGTAAAGAAGGATGTAAACCCTGAGTGGAATGATGATTTAACTCTTTCAATAACAGATCCTGATATTCCAGTCAGTCTG ACTGTGTACGACCACGACACATTTAGCAAGGATGACAAAATGGGAGATTCAGAGTTCGAGGTGAGGTCATTCATAGAAGCTTTGAAAACGTAtacgaatttggaagaaataccAAGTGGAACAGTAATATCAAGGTTGAAACCGGGCACCGACAACTGCCTGGTGGATGAGAGTGCCATATACGTGAATGATGAAGGGAAGATCATCCAAGACCTCTTCCTTAGATTGAGAAATGTGGAGTGTGGGGAAGTGGAGATCCAACTGCAGTGGATTCATTACCCTGGCTCTAAAACCTTTTGA
- the LOC108486728 gene encoding guanine nucleotide-binding protein subunit beta-like protein — translation MAGSEGLILRGTMRAHTDMVTAIATPIDNSDMIVTSSRDKSIILWHLTKDEKTYGVPRRRLTGHSHFVQDVVLSSDSQFALSGSWDGELRLWDLSAGTSARRFVGHTKDVLSVAFSIDNRQIVSASRDRTIKLWNTLGECKYTIQEGDAHTDWVSCVRFSPNTLQPTIVSASWDKTVKVWNLTNCKIRNTLAGHSGYVNTVAVSPDGSLCASGGKDGVILLWDLAEGKKLYSLDAGSVIHSLCFSPNRYWLCAATEQGIKIWDLESKSIVEDLKVDLKAEAEKSDVTDIGNKKKVIYCTSLNWSADGSTLFSGYTDGVIRVWGIGRY, via the exons ATGGCCGGTTCTGAGGGATTGATTCTACGTGGCACCATGCGTGCCCACACCGACATGGTGACAGCCATTGCTACTCCCATCGATAACTCCGACATGATCGTCACTTCCTCCCGCGACAAATCCATCATCCTTTGGCACTTAACCAAGGACGAAAAGACCTACGGTGTCCCTCGTCGTCGTCTCACCGGTCACTCTCACTTCGTCCAAGACGTTGTCCTCTCTTCCGATTCTCAGTTCGCTCTCTCTGGTTCCTGGGATGGTGAGCTTCGTCTCTGGGACTTATCTGCCGGTACCTCAGCTCGCCGTTTTGTCGGCCACACCAAAGATGTTCTCTCCGTTGCCTTTTCAATTGACAACCGTCAAATTGTTTCTGCTTCTCGAGATCGAACTATCAAGCTATGGAATACCCTTGGAGAATGTAAATACACAATCCAAGAAGGTGACGCTCATACCGACTGGGTTAGCTGCGTTCGTTTCAGCCCAAATACTCTCCAACCCACCATTGTTTCAGCTTCATGGGACAAGACTGTTAAAGTTTGGAACCTGACCAACTGTAAGATTCGTAACACCTTGGCCGGACACTCCGGTTATGTGAATACGGTGGCGGTTTCACCTGATGGGTCTTTGTGTGCCAGTGGAGGAAAAGATGGAGTGATTCTGTTGTGGGATTTGGCTGAAGGAAAGAAGCTTTATAGTCTTGATGCAGGTTCCGTCATTCACTCGCTTTGCTTTAGTCCTAATAGGTACTGGCTTTGCGCCGCCACCGAGCAGGGTATCAAGATCTGGGATCTGGAGAGTAAGAGCATAGTGGAGGACTTGAAGGTTGATCTTAAGGCTGAGGCTGAGAAGTCTGACGTCACTGACATCGGAAATAAGAAGAAG GTCATATACTGCACTAGCTTGAACTGGAGTGCCGATGGAAGCACCTTGTTTAGTGGGTACACTGATGGTGTAATCAGAGTTTGGGGGATTGGTCGTTACTAG